From a region of the Candida albicans SC5314 chromosome 1, complete sequence genome:
- the PDE2 gene encoding 3',5'-cyclic-nucleotide phosphodiesterase (High affinity cyclic nucleotide phosphodiesterase; moderates signaling by cAMP; required for virulence, switching, cell wall, hyphal, not pseudohyphal growth; expressed shortly after hyphal induction; rat catheter and Spider biofilm induced), with protein MAEVLSLVDLEIPQVTDKYYKFDTFKHLICHLFKKTSTETDSNVPIVIIFPTNNDIPSRKTRSTTTTTTTTTTTNTSKLDNLPFSDKSLLIQFFFTHLNILMIQGENSDEGKLYQEISSAKELLTNRISRVGNWTGTTHFRYCRHENDCGLLNQHSKIAGIIPTMTYILNCNATRSEIATNQLIYLYRLMIEEINFIELLQDASTTRLSQLCYAVGHWSFPAHNLSNDDLVYCVYLMIDYAIKQVEGFDNIPLNELLAFIFIVRDTYKNGNPFHNFRHAVDVLQACFHFLIRLGSLPKFKQFVEDPKLDYTEVHDTHTVLIALQNNSSEEKASLNPIQTLGLLVAALGHDVGHPGTTNDFMIKFSAPTALLYNDRSVLESYHASLFINKVLRICWPDLLTCTIEEKSELTIRSLIISSILATDMGEHNEYVNRLKSFKTHNEILNHDNTVKLISALLIKCADISNVTRPLRVSAQWAMVLSREFAEVELLKSVIKKDIDLDFTKDLTYDHVPHELREILEIQPDIHKGQIFFINLFAENLFNSVSDLLPQLQYTCDIIMENKLFWLERAKK; from the coding sequence ATGGCAGAAGTATTATCATTGGTTGACCTCGAGATTCCTCAAGTCACTGATAAgtattataaatttgacACTTTTAAACATTTAATCTGTCACTTGTTCAAGAAAACCAGCACAGAAACTGATTCAAATGTTCCTatagtaataatattcCCGACCAACAATGATATCCCTTCGAGAAAGACTCGAtctactaccaccaccaccaccaccactactactactaatacCAGCAAGTTAGACAATTTGCCATTCAGTGATAAATCGTTGTTGAtacaattcttcttcacccATTTGAACatattgatgattcaaGGAGAGAATTCGGATGAGGGAAAGTTATATCAAGAAATAAGTTCAGCCAAAGAATTATTGACAAATAGGATATCACGAGTTGGAAATTGGACAGGAACAACTCATTTTAGATACTGTCGACATGAGAATGATTGTGGACTATTGAATCAACATTCCAAAATTGCAGGAATTATACCCACAATGACTTACATTCTCAATTGTAATGCAACAAGATCAGAAATTGCCACTAACcaattgatatatttatatcGACTCATGATAGAGGAgattaattttattgaattgttaCAAGATGCATCTACGACAAGATTATCTCAGTTGTGTTATGCTGTGGGACATTGGAGTTTCCCTGCtcataatttatcaaatgacgatttggtttattgtgtttatttgatgataGATTACGCTATCAAACAAGTTGAAGGGTTTGACAACATTCCtttgaatgaattattggcatttatatttattgttaGAGATACCTATAAGAATGGGAATCCGTTCCATAATTTCCGCCACGCTGTGGATGTTCTACAAGCTTGTTTCCATTTTCTTATTAGATTGGGTAGTTTAcccaaattcaaacaatttgtCGAGGACCCGAAATTGGATTACACCGAAGTTCATGACACACATACTGTATTGATTGCCTTACAAAACAATTCCTCCGAGGAAAAAGCTTCTCTTAATCCAATACAAACATTAGGGTTATTGGTTGCAGCATTGGGCCATGATGTGGGCCACCCAGGTACGACAAATGATTTCATGATTAAATTCAGTGCACCAACGGCACTACTTTACAATGACAGATCTGTTCTTGAATCTTATCATGCATctttatttatcaataaagtGTTAAGAATATGTTGGCCAGATTTATTAACTTGTACAATTGAGGAAAAATCAGAGTTAACCATTAGAAGTTTGATAATTTCTTCGATATTGGCCACCGATATGGGTGAACATAATGAATATGTTAATCGGTTGAAATCTTTCAAGACccataatgaaattttaaacCATGATAACACtgttaaattgatttctgCCTTGTTAATCAAATGTGCTGATATTTCTAACGTGACGAGACCGTTGAGAGTATCTGCACAATGGGCAATGGTTTTATCAAGAGAATTTGCAGAAGTTGAGTTGCTCAAATCGGTAATCaaaaaagatattgatCTTGACTTTACCAAAGATTTAACTTATGATCATGTTCCACATGAATTACGCGAAATACTTGAAATACAACCCGATATACATAAAGGACAgatatttttcatcaatttattcGCTGagaatttgtttaatagTGTTAGTGATTTATTACCTCAATTGCAGTATACTTGTGATATTATCATGGAAAACAAACTATTTTGGTTGGAAAGAGCAAAGAAATAA
- a CDS encoding uncharacterized protein (Ortholog(s) have RNA binding, flap-structured DNA binding activity and role in nuclear-transcribed mRNA poly(A) tail shortening, positive regulation of endodeoxyribonuclease activity) gives MEQSQGNIANSPPTSEIPQRPIILSPPPLDQNSLNQSFNNLPTSVPQGHANRQQSVGYNLQHEFETLTANLDLDLNSSTRNITQSAPPNQQQQQQSQLQATDSQLLTTTADLNTKPAHSVKPTLAAPAASRYGSHLGSDLLGKSTSSLLGDNNPVSPIQKFSSINTQLDSLLNNNISSAKSKTGTNSPFLSNAGLSNRPQSVNDFSNIFNRQDQQQQQQSQTFSSFTTQQQSQNQNQNQNQSNFYSDLIVFSNWIENLNPQDNLTMIDYLCSNLPLDILLTFKSKLDLHLQGGSAQNQQSQQSQLLPQFVMSPYSQYDQQLYNDMDKLNIQDDSFKSKHGNSSFRSNHLANLIDKVERPKSADPFVNNTKYGQYQQQSYNQHSYQQQHPLVDRAKSPTSHLYEKTNFLQLAAANSNNTGGNYNQYMPSLSSTSSSLGQANSNNTSTRDDMDLKLGALATINSRVALDSNRKHPHVATPGSTWNNQTHTHSHISPPHHNQMHSGVRNVSNFEESINRSLNSSSVPASMHKSNYSNSHGNNSNNNSGNTNINSNQNKGTHKKKINSPTSAVSMQQNSTSVNSTTSGNGGANANVNTTATTSSSSSSSMPIEVSSLELLNNIPAWLKLLRLHKYTECLKDVPWKELIELDNDQLESKGVAALGARRKLLKAFDVVKNNLPVV, from the coding sequence ATGGAACAATCTCAAGGAAACATTGCCAACTCCCCACCAACTTCCGAAATTCCTCAGAGACCGATTATATTGTCTCCACCACCATTGGACCAAAACTCATTGAATCAATCGTTCAATAATTTGCCGACATCTGTTCCTCAAGGTCATGCCAATAGACAACAAAGTGTTGGGTACAATTTGCAAcatgaatttgaaacattGACTGCTAATTTAGATTTGGACTTGAATAGTTCCACGAGAAATATTACTCAGAGTGCTCCACctaatcaacaacaacagcaacaatcTCAATTGCAAGCAACGGATTCACAACTATTGACCACCACTGCTGATTTGAACACCAAACCGGCTCATTCGGTCAAACCGACGTTGGCTGCTCCAGCTGCTTCAAGATATGGATCGCATTTAGGCTCTGATTTATTAGGTAAATCCACTAGCTCTTTACTTGGTGATAACAACCCAGTTTCTCCAATCCagaaattttcttcaatcaaTACTCAATTGGATAGTTTGttgaacaacaatatttctAGTGCCAAAAGTAAAACTGGAACCAATTCAccatttttatcaaatgcTGGGTTATCCAATAGACCACAATCGGTCAATGATTTTagtaatattttcaatcGCCAAgaccaacaacaacaacaacaatctcAAACATTTCTGAGTTTTACTACTCAACAGCAAAgccaaaaccaaaatcaaaatcaaaatcaatcaaactTTTATCTGGACTTGATAGTATTCAGCAACTggattgaaaatttgaatccTCAAGATAACCTCACAatgattgattatttatgCTCTAATTTGCCACTTGACATATTATTGACTTTTAAATCTAAATTAGATTTGCATTTGCAAGGAGGTTCAgctcaaaatcaacaactgCAACAACTGCAACTACTACCACAATTTGTTATGTCACCCTACAGTCAATATGATCAACAACTTTACAATGACATGGacaaattaaatattcaaGATGATAGTTTCAAATCAAAGCATGGTAACTCATCATTCAGGTCTAATCATTTAGCCAATTTAATCGATAAAGTAGAACGACCAAAATCGGCTGATCCATTTGTCAATAATACCAAATATggtcaatatcaacaacaatcataTAACCAACACCTGTATCAGCAACAACATCCGTTAGTTGATAGAGCCAAATCTCCAACATCTCATTTATATGAAAAGACCAATTTCTTACAATTAGCAGCAGctaattcaaataatactGGTGGtaattataatcaatatatgccatcattatcttctacttcttcttcattagGTCAagcaaattcaaataatacaTCTACTAGAGACGACATGGATTTGAAGCTTGGTGCATTAGCTACCATCAATTCCAGAGTGGCATTAGATTCAAATAGAAAGCATCCTCACGTAGCAACACCTGGATCAACTTGGAATAATCAAACTCACACACATCTGCATATTTCACCACCACATCACAATCAAATGCATAGTGGTGTACGTAATGTTTCTAATTTTGAAGAATCCATTAATCGATCATTAAATTCATCAAGTGTGCCTGCTAGTATGCACAAGTCAAACTATTCCAATTCTCATGGCAACAAtagtaacaacaacagcgGCAACACCAATATTAATTCTAATCAAAACAAAGGAACTcataaaaagaaaataaactCTCCAACTTCAGCAGTTAGTATGCAACAGAATTCTACTTCAGTAAATTCAACCACCAGTGGTAATGGTGGAGCAAATGCTAACGTCAATACAACAGCCACAACTagttcatcatcatcttcttctatgCCGATTGAAGTTTCAAGTCTTGAGTTATTGAATAACATTCCTGCATGGTTAAAATTGTTACGATTGCACAAGTATACCGAATGTTTAAAGGATGTACCCTGGAAAGAGTTGATAGAGTTGGATAATGATCAATTGGAGAGTAAAGGTGTTGCTGCATTAGGAGCTAGACGTAAATTGTTAAAAGCATTTGATGTTGTGAAGAATAATTTACCAGTTGTTTGA
- the YKT6 gene encoding palmitoyltransferase (Putative protein of the vacuolar SNARE complex; predicted role in vacuolar fusion; rat catheter biofilm repressed), whose amino-acid sequence MKIYYIGILRSSGDKALELTSARDLSQFSFFERNGVSQFMTFFAETVSQRTQPGQRQSVEEGNYIGHTYTRSEGISGIIITDKDYPVRPAYTLINKILEEYLSLHPKSDWENIDKANETLQYGQLEAYLKKYQDPTQADSIMKVQQELDDTKVVLHKTIEGVLQRGEKLDSLVDKSEALSSSSRMFYKQAKKTNSCCVIM is encoded by the coding sequence atgaagatttatTACATTGGTATTTTAAGATCAAGTGGAGACAAGGCTTTAGAGTTAACTTCAGCCAGAGATTTATCACAGTTTTCCTTTTTCGAAAGAAATGGGGTATCCCAATTCATGACTTTTTTCGCAGAAACCGTATCCCAAAGAACTCAACCTGGACAGAGACAAAGTGTTGAAGAAGGTAATTATATTGGTCATACTTATACCAGATCAGAAGGAATTTCTGGTATCATTATAACGGACAAAGATTACCCTGTAAGACCAGCATATacattaataaataaaatctTGGAAGAATATTTATCATTGCATCCTAAATCTGATTGGGAAAACATTGATAAAGCAAATGAAACTTTACAATATGGACAATTAGAAgcatatttgaaaaaatatcaagATCCCACTCAAGCTGATTCAATCATGAAAGTTCAACAAGAATTAGATGATACTAAGGTTGTTTTACACAAAACTATTGAAGGGGTTTTACAAAGAGGAGAGAAATTAGATTCATTGGTTGACAAATCAGAAGCATTGTCAAGTTCTTCAAGAATGTTTTATAAACAAGCAAAGAAAACCAATTCTTGTTGTGTGATTATGTGA
- the YPT7 gene encoding Ypt7p (Protein of YPT/RAB family; induced during the mating process), which translates to MSKHRLTNNKNNTNGISKPSSNSVSVENSSTNNPKAGPTPTLKVVLLGDSGVGKTCLRSQFVHHVFTNAYKATIGGDYLTTSVVLPQQIQQSQLSSSTSSLDIKSNFATTRLPSTNTKVNLQIWDTAGQERFNSISQAFYRGTDVCVLVYDVTNYESVLSIRDWFNRFMEHCHVEFPGIVIVGNKSDKSTDRCVDLNEIKDIVTTNTTFANVGDYIDDWDNSLMEISAKRLELVEELFVRVAKIGVDLLMGNKGDNKRRLQQFDKIDLRETHNRINDNTTSTSSSCAC; encoded by the coding sequence atgtCAAAACATCGTTTAACAAATAACAAGAATAATACCAATGGCATTTCGAAACCATCCTCAAATTCAGTATCAGTGGAAAACAGCAGTACAAATAACCCAAAAGCTGGTCCTACACCGACATTGAAGGTTGTTTTGTTAGGAGATCTGGGTGTGGGTAAAACTTGTTTGAGATCTCAATTTGTACATCATGTATTTACCAACGCATACAAGGCAACTATTGGAGGTGATTATTTGACAACATCAGTTGTTCTACCCCAGCAAATACAACAATCACAATTATCGTCATCGACTTCATCTTTGGACATTAAATCAAACTTTGCAACTACCAGACTACCGAGTACGAATACAAAAGtcaatttacaaatttGGGATACAGCAGGTCAAGAACGATTCAATAGTATATCTCAAGCATTTTATCGAGGCACAGATGTATGTGTTTTGGTTTATGACGTTACGAATTACGAGTCAGTACTAAGTATAAGAGATTGGTTTAATCGATTTATGGAGCATTGTCATGTCGAATTTCCTGGTATTGTGATTGTGGGAAATAAATCAGATAAATCAACCGACCGATGTGTTGATTTGAACGAAATAAAAGATATTGTTACGACAAATACAACTTTTGCCAATGTGGGTGATTACATTGATGATTGGgataattcattaatggAAATAAGTGCTAAGCGTCTAGAATTAGTCGAAGAGTTGTTTGTCAGAGTTGCAAAAATTGGTGTTGACTTGTTAATGGGTAATAAAGGTGATAACAAAAGAAGATTGCAACAATTTGATAAGATTGATTTGAGAGAAACACATAATAGAATAAATGACAATACTACTAGTACATCGTCGAGCTGTGCTTGTTGA
- the MIA40 gene encoding Mia40p (Predicted component of the mitochondrial intermembrane space import machinery; Hap43p-repressed gene), with translation MYRTISRSSSGLIRQSTARLTRQLSTTRTTPSQYNSKLLLGVLGTGALAFGYFSQQSSLIQNASTAENIEKVFEEGNAVAKDAQESLDARQEKVIKENEQKTKKAEDAKTSSESKANVADKKSNSQPEGEPEGEGKQEAAFNPDTGEINWDCPCLGGMAHGPCGEEFKEAFSCFVFSETEPKGIDCIKKFENMRSCFKRYPEHYKDELYDDGEEEASTEVVEHVVLETSEPAIEQIEQGIKEDKVKPNTKSD, from the coding sequence atgTATAGAACTATTTCTAGATCATCTTCAGGTCTTATTCGTCAGTCAACTGCAAGACTCACCAGACAGTTATCCACTACCAGAACTACACCAAGCCAATACAACTCGAAATTACTACTTGGAGTCTTGGGAACCGGTGCCTTAGCTTTTGGATACTTTTCACAACAATCAAGTTTAATCCAAAATGCATCCACTGCTGAAaacattgaaaaagtttttgaaGAAGGTAATGCCGTTGCCAAAGACGCCCAAGAATCATTGGATGcaagacaagaaaaagtgATCAAGGAAAATGaacagaaaacaaaaaaagcaGAAGATGCAAAAACATCTTCTGAGTCCAAGGCAAATGTCGCTGACAAGAAAAGCAACTCACAACCTGAAGGTGAACCTGAAGGAGAAGGTAAACAAGAAGCTGCATTTAATCCAGATACCGGTGAAATCAATTGGGACTGTCCTTGTTTAGGAGGTATGGCCCATGGTCCATGTGGTGAAGAATTCAAGGAAGCCTTTTCCTGTTTTGTATTTTCTGAAACTGAACCAAAGGGAATTGATTGtatcaagaaatttgaaaacatgAGATCTTGTTTCAAGAGATATCCTGAACATTATAAGGATGAATTATATGATGATGgcgaagaagaagcaaGTACCGAGGTCGTTGAACATGTTGTTCTTGAGACTTCTGAACCTgcaattgaacaaattgaacaagGAATCAAGGAAGATAAGGTCAAACCAAACACTAAATCTGATTAG
- a CDS encoding uncharacterized protein (Protein of unknown function; Hap43-repressed gene), whose product MLRTALGASKHSRAFRRAMALELRPLRSYSVEQPPPQPITETKFAAVKDYMKKVQTEDTQESEKVLKFFRKMGAISIVAVLASIAYAAYEQSYNGNSQIVEEQQLIKLPDLSQDIRYQQRGDEK is encoded by the coding sequence ATGTTAAGAACAGCATTAGGAGCATCAAAACACAGTCGAGCATTTAGAAGAGCCATGGCCTTAGAACTTCGTCCCTTGCGCTCATACTCAGTCGAGCAACCACCCCCACAACCAATCACGGAAACAAAATTCGCTGCTGTCAAAGACTACATGAAAAAAGTACAAACAGAGGATACCCAAGAATCtgaaaaagttttaaaGTTCTTTAGAAAGATGGGAGCCATTTCAATCGTCGCTGTATTGGCATCTATTGCATATGCTGCATATGAGCAATCATATAATGGTAATTCacaaattgttgaagaacAACAGCTCATCAAATTGCCTGACTTGTCACAGGATATAAGATACCAACAGAGAGGAGACGAGAAGTAG